Proteins from one Niallia circulans genomic window:
- a CDS encoding DUF441 domain-containing protein: MFSQSYLFLYLLIAIALIAKNTSLLIAVGALLLLKVIGLDAKSFSFIQSKGINWGVTIITIAVLAPIATGEIGFRDLSAAFKSPFAWIALLSGIAVALLAKGGVNLLSSDPQITTALVLGTILAVSLFKGVAVGPLIGAGIAYMAMRAMEWFK, from the coding sequence ATGTTCAGTCAATCTTATCTATTTTTGTATTTACTAATTGCTATAGCCCTTATTGCAAAAAATACGTCTCTATTAATTGCAGTTGGAGCCTTATTACTTTTGAAGGTGATTGGGCTTGATGCTAAATCCTTCTCCTTCATTCAGTCGAAGGGTATTAATTGGGGAGTGACCATCATTACAATTGCAGTACTTGCACCAATTGCAACAGGTGAAATCGGCTTCCGGGACTTATCAGCCGCTTTTAAATCACCATTTGCATGGATTGCACTATTATCTGGTATAGCAGTTGCATTGCTGGCAAAAGGCGGTGTTAATTTATTGTCATCAGATCCACAAATCACCACTGCTCTTGTGCTAGGGACAATATTAGCAGTTTCTTTGTTTAAAGGAGTTGCAGTTGGTCCGCTTATAGGTGCAGGCATTGCTTATATGGCAATGCGTGCAATGGAATGGTTTAAATAA
- the accA gene encoding acetyl-CoA carboxylase carboxyl transferase subunit alpha, translated as MVELEFDKPVVELKNKIKELEDFSKKANVDLSTEIEKLEKRLEKLEKEVYENMKPWDRVQIARHPSRPTTLDYIPYLFTDFMELHGDRTFGDDAAIVSGIAKFKGLPVTVIGHQRGKDTKENIRRNFGMPHPEGYRKALRLMKQADKFRRPIVCFIDTKGAYPGKAAEERGQSEAIAKNLFEMASLKVPVVCIVIGEGGSGGALALGVGNYMHMLENSTYSVISPEGAASILWKDSNQAKQAAERMKITAPDLKEMGIVDKIIPEVRGGAHHDVEAQAKEIETVLFTSLKELKAMTEEELVEHRYNKFKAIGEHISE; from the coding sequence ATGGTAGAACTAGAATTTGACAAGCCAGTTGTTGAATTAAAAAACAAGATTAAAGAATTAGAAGATTTCTCCAAAAAGGCGAATGTAGATCTTTCCACTGAAATTGAAAAGCTGGAAAAACGATTGGAAAAATTGGAAAAAGAGGTTTATGAGAACATGAAGCCTTGGGACAGGGTGCAGATTGCAAGGCATCCAAGCAGGCCGACAACTCTTGACTATATTCCTTATCTTTTCACAGATTTCATGGAGCTCCACGGTGACAGGACTTTTGGCGATGATGCTGCGATTGTTTCAGGTATTGCCAAATTTAAAGGTTTGCCAGTTACGGTAATTGGTCACCAAAGAGGAAAGGATACGAAGGAAAATATTCGCAGAAACTTTGGGATGCCACATCCTGAAGGATATAGAAAAGCATTAAGGCTGATGAAGCAAGCAGATAAATTCAGAAGACCAATCGTATGCTTTATTGATACGAAAGGTGCTTATCCAGGTAAGGCTGCTGAAGAGCGAGGCCAAAGCGAGGCTATTGCAAAAAACCTGTTTGAGATGGCTTCCTTGAAGGTACCTGTTGTGTGTATAGTAATTGGAGAAGGCGGCAGTGGTGGTGCTTTAGCATTAGGCGTCGGAAATTATATGCATATGCTGGAAAACTCCACTTATTCGGTTATTTCTCCGGAAGGTGCTGCTAGTATCCTGTGGAAGGATTCAAATCAGGCGAAGCAAGCTGCTGAAAGAATGAAAATCACAGCTCCCGATTTAAAGGAAATGGGGATTGTTGATAAAATCATTCCAGAGGTAAGAGGCGGAGCACATCATGATGTGGAAGCACAGGCGAAAGAAATTGAAACTGTGCTGTTTACTTCCCTTAAGGAACTTAAAGCAATGACAGAAGAAGAGCTTGTTGAACATCGCTACAATAAGTTTAAAGCGATTGGAGAACACATTTCCGAGTGA
- a CDS encoding FxsA family protein → MRNLFIALLILPLVELAAFLLSGKLIGIPETLILVVVTSLLGAFILKKEGVKAIRNVQEQLSLGILPGDAILNGFCVLIGGIFMLLPGFLSDIVGALLLLPPTRKLCKKLLLHYMQKKLLQKNRIIIQQ, encoded by the coding sequence TTGCGTAATCTCTTTATTGCATTATTGATTCTGCCGCTTGTCGAATTAGCTGCATTCCTGTTATCAGGGAAGTTAATCGGCATTCCGGAGACGTTAATATTAGTAGTAGTAACTAGCTTGCTGGGAGCTTTTATTTTGAAGAAGGAAGGCGTTAAAGCAATCAGAAATGTTCAGGAACAGCTTAGTCTTGGAATTCTGCCTGGTGACGCCATTTTGAATGGCTTTTGCGTATTAATTGGTGGAATCTTTATGCTGTTGCCAGGATTTCTGTCTGATATTGTTGGTGCTTTGCTGCTGCTTCCGCCAACTAGAAAGCTCTGCAAAAAGCTGTTGCTTCATTATATGCAGAAAAAACTGCTGCAAAAGAACAGGATTATTATCCAGCAATAG
- the accD gene encoding acetyl-CoA carboxylase, carboxyltransferase subunit beta — MIKEIFSKPKKKKYATIPSESSKNDVPEGVMTKCGNCKKIMYTKELQKNLKVCLNCGFHLPMTGYERLSSLLDEDTFTEMNQDMKTGNPLNFPGYEEKIAGDQKKTNMNEAVVTGTGEINGIKVVIAVMDSTFRMGSMGSVVGEKITLAIEKADELSLPFIIFTASGGARMQEGVLSLMQMAKTSTALKKFSDNGGLYITVMTHPTTGGVSASFASLGDFNFAEPGALIGFAGRRIIEQTIGEKLPEDFQTSEFLLKHGQLDAVIPRLEMKEKLHLVLEMHQAGGDSEW; from the coding sequence ATGATAAAGGAAATATTTTCGAAACCGAAAAAAAAGAAATATGCGACAATCCCTTCTGAATCATCTAAAAACGATGTTCCTGAAGGTGTCATGACAAAATGCGGCAACTGTAAAAAAATTATGTATACTAAAGAATTGCAAAAAAATCTTAAAGTTTGTTTAAACTGTGGTTTTCATTTGCCAATGACAGGTTATGAGCGCTTAAGCTCTTTGCTGGATGAAGATACATTCACAGAAATGAACCAAGACATGAAAACAGGAAATCCACTTAATTTTCCTGGTTATGAAGAAAAGATTGCAGGCGATCAAAAGAAGACAAATATGAATGAAGCGGTCGTAACTGGAACAGGTGAAATAAACGGTATTAAAGTAGTGATCGCAGTCATGGATTCTACCTTCCGCATGGGAAGCATGGGCTCCGTTGTTGGTGAGAAGATTACCTTAGCAATTGAAAAGGCTGATGAGCTTTCATTGCCATTTATTATTTTCACTGCTTCAGGCGGTGCAAGGATGCAAGAAGGTGTCCTTAGTTTGATGCAAATGGCGAAAACGAGTACAGCATTGAAAAAGTTCAGCGACAATGGTGGACTTTATATTACAGTGATGACACATCCGACTACCGGAGGCGTTTCCGCGAGTTTTGCTTCGTTAGGTGACTTTAACTTTGCTGAGCCTGGCGCGCTTATCGGATTTGCTGGACGAAGAATTATCGAACAGACAATTGGAGAGAAGCTGCCAGAGGATTTCCAAACATCTGAATTTCTATTAAAGCATGGACAGCTCGATGCCGTCATACCGAGACTGGAAATGAAAGAAAAGCTTCATTTAGTATTAGAAATGCATCAGGCAGGCGGTGATTCAGAATGGTAG
- the ytvI gene encoding sporulation integral membrane protein YtvI, translating to MTLIHRSLRLLFVIAVTILVFVGFFYLSKITYPFIIGFLIAFLMNPLVNFLQFKCKLPRAFAVILSIIIILSLFAGLITLLVAEIVTGAAYLANVVPEHINLLIEYIEDFFTAQIIPLYNQLASTFNNLGTSQQNTIITNIKNVGEQIGSSVGTFIQTFFQNIPIILSWFPNAATVIIFSLLATFFISKDWNRLIRKLTNLLPPRFSKSGKSVFVDLKRALLGFLKAQLTLVSITTVIILIGLIILRVDYAITIALVTGIVDIIPYLGTGLVFVPWIIYEVIIGQMPLAIGLTVLYIVVLVQRQIMEPKILSSSIGLDPLATLVALFVGFKLIGFLGLIVGPVTLVIISTLNKAGVFADLWSFIKGAEK from the coding sequence ATGACTTTGATTCACCGTTCACTTCGTCTGCTGTTTGTCATTGCAGTGACGATACTAGTATTTGTTGGATTTTTTTATTTATCAAAAATAACCTATCCCTTTATTATAGGCTTTTTGATTGCTTTTCTTATGAACCCCCTTGTTAACTTTCTACAATTCAAGTGCAAATTACCTAGAGCTTTTGCAGTAATCTTAAGCATTATTATTATCTTATCTTTATTTGCAGGACTTATCACCTTGCTGGTTGCAGAGATTGTAACAGGTGCCGCTTATTTAGCGAATGTGGTACCAGAGCATATTAATCTTCTTATTGAATACATCGAAGACTTTTTTACAGCGCAAATTATTCCGTTATATAACCAACTTGCAAGCACATTTAATAATTTAGGCACAAGCCAGCAAAATACGATTATTACTAATATTAAAAATGTTGGCGAACAAATTGGGTCAAGTGTCGGAACGTTTATCCAAACATTCTTTCAGAACATCCCCATTATCTTATCTTGGTTTCCCAATGCTGCTACAGTGATTATTTTTTCTTTATTGGCAACTTTCTTTATAAGCAAAGATTGGAACCGTCTAATTCGGAAATTAACAAACCTGCTGCCTCCCCGCTTCAGCAAAAGCGGAAAGTCAGTGTTTGTCGATTTAAAAAGAGCTTTGCTCGGCTTTTTAAAAGCACAGCTTACATTAGTATCCATAACAACTGTTATCATTCTTATCGGGTTAATCATCCTCCGTGTTGATTATGCCATTACGATAGCGTTAGTCACTGGAATTGTTGATATCATTCCGTATTTAGGGACAGGTCTCGTATTTGTTCCTTGGATTATTTACGAAGTGATCATAGGTCAAATGCCTCTAGCTATTGGACTGACTGTATTGTATATAGTAGTTCTTGTCCAAAGGCAAATTATGGAGCCAAAAATACTATCATCCAGCATCGGGCTTGATCCCCTTGCAACCTTAGTCGCCTTATTTGTCGGCTTTAAGCTCATTGGATTTCTAGGATTAATTGTCGGTCCAGTAACACTTGTAATCATTAGCACGTTAAATAAGGCAGGTGTTTTCGCCGATCTATGGAGCTTTATTAAAGGAGCAGAAAAATAA
- a CDS encoding FadR/GntR family transcriptional regulator yields MNESSSNSSKLYLDIVNHLREMIEKDGLKPGDRLPSERSLSERLNAGRSSVREALRALELLGLIETKKGEGTFLRDFQGHRLVQLISTFVLQDEKAKLDVLETKDFIQLNCLQIAMEKMTETELAEMAEWICSDMVSESDFFFRIVQTADNYLLFRLWTILKDYYFSLGFPNVYWSKEDYLLLLDNIKSKNEQDLIMNYRKKKQT; encoded by the coding sequence GTGAATGAGTCTTCTTCCAACAGCTCCAAGCTTTACTTGGACATAGTCAATCATTTAAGAGAAATGATTGAAAAGGATGGCTTAAAACCAGGAGACAGACTTCCCTCTGAACGCTCCCTTTCCGAAAGGCTTAATGCAGGAAGATCATCTGTGAGAGAAGCACTGCGGGCGTTGGAGCTTTTAGGGCTTATTGAAACGAAAAAAGGGGAAGGTACTTTTCTTCGGGATTTTCAAGGACATCGTCTTGTACAGTTAATCAGCACCTTTGTACTGCAGGATGAAAAGGCGAAATTGGATGTTTTAGAAACAAAAGACTTTATACAATTGAATTGTTTGCAGATCGCAATGGAAAAAATGACAGAGACGGAGCTGGCTGAAATGGCAGAGTGGATTTGCTCTGACATGGTCAGTGAAAGTGATTTTTTTTTCAGGATTGTCCAAACAGCTGACAACTACTTGCTGTTTCGCTTATGGACCATACTAAAGGATTATTATTTTTCTCTTGGTTTTCCCAATGTATATTGGTCAAAAGAAGATTATTTGCTGCTATTAGATAATATAAAAAGCAAAAATGAACAAGATTTAATCATGAATTATAGGAAAAAGAAGCAAACATAA
- the pyk gene encoding pyruvate kinase, which yields MRKTKIVCTIGPASESIEKLTQLMEAGMNVARLNFSHGDFDEHGARIKNIREASEITGKNVAILLDTKGPEIRTNNMKDGAVELVAGNNIIVSMTEVEGNADKFSITYEGLIDDVEEGSKILLDDGLIGLEVTSIDKAAGEIHTKILNTGTLKNKKGVNVPGVSVKLPGITEKDTNDILFGVEQGVDFIAASFVRRASDVLEIKQLLKDNNASHVHIIPKIENQEGVDNIDEILEVSDGLMVARGDLGVEIPAEEVPLVQKLLIKKCNILGKPVITATQMLDSMQRNPRPTRAEASDVANAIFDGTDAIMLSGETAAGTYPIEAVQTMNNIASRAETALNYKEILSKRSRDVEPNITDSIGQSVAHTALNLDVKAVITPTASGQTARMISKYRPEAPIVAVTYDAPILRQLALVWGVYPRLSTRSESTDEMLDVAIQESVNSSIVTHGDTVVITAGLPVGETGTTNIMKIHVVGDILAKGQGIGRKTAYGKAIIATNAKDALDKVTQGSVLVTTGTDRDMVPALEKCSALITEEGGLTSHAAVVGLNLGIPVIVGVENATEIFTDGQEITVDSRIGTIYSGHASVL from the coding sequence ATGCGTAAGACAAAAATAGTATGTACAATCGGTCCTGCTAGTGAAAGTATTGAAAAGCTTACACAACTTATGGAAGCTGGTATGAACGTTGCAAGATTAAACTTCTCACATGGTGACTTTGACGAGCATGGCGCACGTATCAAGAACATTCGTGAAGCGTCTGAAATCACAGGTAAAAACGTTGCTATTTTACTTGATACTAAAGGCCCTGAAATCCGTACAAACAACATGAAAGACGGAGCAGTTGAGCTTGTAGCAGGAAATAACATTATCGTGTCTATGACAGAAGTAGAAGGAAATGCTGATAAGTTTTCCATCACTTACGAAGGACTTATCGATGATGTGGAAGAAGGAAGCAAAATCCTTTTAGATGACGGTCTTATCGGACTTGAAGTAACAAGCATTGACAAAGCAGCTGGAGAAATACATACAAAAATCCTAAACACAGGCACACTTAAAAACAAAAAAGGTGTTAACGTGCCAGGAGTTTCTGTTAAGCTTCCAGGTATCACAGAAAAAGATACGAACGACATTCTTTTCGGTGTGGAGCAAGGCGTTGATTTCATCGCAGCATCTTTCGTGCGTCGTGCATCTGATGTACTTGAAATCAAGCAGTTGTTAAAAGACAATAACGCTTCTCATGTTCATATCATTCCTAAAATCGAAAACCAAGAAGGTGTTGATAACATCGATGAAATCTTGGAAGTTTCTGATGGCTTAATGGTTGCTCGTGGTGACTTAGGTGTGGAAATACCTGCAGAAGAAGTGCCATTGGTACAAAAATTATTGATCAAAAAATGTAATATTCTTGGGAAACCAGTTATCACTGCTACGCAAATGCTTGACAGCATGCAACGCAACCCACGCCCAACAAGAGCAGAAGCAAGTGACGTTGCAAACGCGATTTTCGATGGTACAGATGCTATCATGCTTTCAGGTGAAACTGCTGCTGGAACATACCCAATTGAAGCTGTTCAAACAATGAACAACATTGCTTCAAGAGCAGAAACTGCACTTAACTATAAAGAGATTCTTTCGAAGAGAAGCAGAGATGTTGAACCTAATATCACTGATTCAATCGGACAATCAGTTGCTCACACTGCGTTGAACCTTGATGTAAAAGCAGTTATCACACCAACAGCAAGCGGACAAACAGCAAGAATGATTTCTAAATATCGTCCAGAAGCTCCAATTGTAGCTGTAACATATGATGCACCTATTTTGAGACAGCTTGCATTAGTATGGGGTGTATACCCGCGTCTAAGCACAAGAAGTGAGTCTACAGATGAAATGCTTGATGTTGCAATCCAAGAAAGTGTTAACAGCTCTATCGTTACACATGGTGATACTGTTGTTATTACTGCTGGCTTGCCTGTTGGCGAAACAGGAACAACAAACATTATGAAAATCCATGTTGTTGGTGATATTTTGGCAAAAGGTCAAGGAATCGGCCGTAAAACAGCTTATGGTAAAGCAATCATTGCTACAAACGCAAAGGATGCTCTTGATAAAGTAACGCAAGGATCTGTTTTGGTTACAACAGGAACAGATCGTGACATGGTCCCTGCACTTGAAAAATGCAGTGCATTAATAACAGAAGAGGGCGGTTTAACAAGCCATGCTGCTGTTGTTGGACTTAACCTTGGTATACCTGTTATTGTTGGAGTGGAAAATGCAACTGAGATCTTCACTGATGGTCAAGAAATCACAGTTGATTCTCGCATTGGAACAATCTACAGCGGACATGCAAGCGTACTTTAA
- the dnaE gene encoding DNA polymerase III subunit alpha, which produces MSYVHLQVSSAYSLLSSTASVKQLVSSAKNRGFSALALTDRNVLYGTAAFYKECIAQNIKPIIGLTVDVISEKHEDLAFPLVLLAKNGSGFQNLLKLSSAIQTKNKQGIPIKWLKHYADGLFAFTPGYVGEIEQSLLKEDMEHAKETTLLFKGIFAKGHFFLSLQKHGIIAEAALNEKLKQLAAQTETKLVATNAVQYTNKEDRFAQTCLAAIKSGITLANIVQDEWESDERYLKSKQEMVELFSDEPEVLENTWGIASACEFQPGEKVAALPKYPLPADETAAKYLLHLCEQGLQQRYGNPSEIHMERLRYELNVINRMEYSDYFLIVWDFMKYARDNGILTGPGRGSAAGSMVAYALFITDVDPIKYDLLFERFLNPERITMPDIDIDFPDDKREQVIEYVKNKYGELHVAQIITFGTLAAKAALRDVGRVFGLTMKELEQLSKAVPSKLGITLEQSLKESKQLQVFVAESPKNKQIFETASKIEGLPRHASTHAAGVVLSEEPLVQIVPIQQGSEDVYLTQYSMEHLEELGLLKMDFLGLRNLSLLQTILDTIQRQTRRQIPIKEVPLNDAAVFELLSKGETTGIFQLESDGMRSVLKRLKPTEFEDIVAVNALYRPGPMENIPLYINRKHGKEKIDYYHPDLQPILEKTYGVIVYQEQIMQIASKMAGFTLGEADLLRRAVSKKQRDVLAAEKVHFVKGALAKGYAESAANEIYELIVRFADYGFNRSHAVAYSMIAYQLAYLKANYPLFFMSSLLTSAVGNEGKMMQYIQELKQMNIKVLPPSINRSHFAFTAEGSNILYSLAAIKGIGASVLKEVFRARRQKKFEDLFDFCLRTSPKIVNRKIIEAFIHAGCFDEFGEDRAILLATIDVALQHAQLVHPDGMEQEDLFGEEGFFFKPKYVQVDQMDAEDKLSLEKKVLGLYLSDHPVSIYEKHKKSLHCKELAEMNQGGKYRTITYITDWKAIRTKKGEPMAFLTLNDESGELEAVAFPAVYKKIQHLLQNEKILFMEGRVDERNGNKQFVIQESEKVSEKVQSLNSNNHKLFIKIVQEKDTDEIKGRLLDIINQYKGAVPVIIHYVQTGKTIQLNDEYLINPTKECISSFEELLGTNSAILSD; this is translated from the coding sequence ATGTCTTATGTTCATCTGCAAGTATCGAGCGCGTACAGTTTGCTGTCTAGTACGGCTTCTGTCAAACAACTCGTTTCCTCTGCAAAAAATAGAGGCTTTAGTGCGCTTGCCTTGACGGATCGCAATGTTTTGTATGGGACAGCAGCCTTCTATAAGGAATGTATAGCGCAAAACATCAAGCCGATTATTGGTCTTACTGTCGATGTAATTAGTGAAAAACACGAAGATTTGGCCTTTCCGCTTGTCTTGCTAGCGAAAAACGGAAGTGGATTTCAAAATCTCTTAAAATTATCGAGTGCCATCCAAACGAAAAATAAACAGGGTATTCCAATTAAATGGTTAAAGCATTATGCTGATGGCCTTTTTGCTTTTACCCCAGGATATGTTGGAGAAATAGAGCAGTCACTGCTCAAAGAGGACATGGAGCATGCAAAGGAAACAACTTTATTATTTAAAGGTATTTTTGCTAAAGGGCATTTTTTCTTGTCGCTCCAAAAACACGGAATCATCGCTGAAGCAGCTTTAAATGAAAAGCTGAAGCAGTTGGCTGCACAAACAGAAACAAAGCTTGTGGCAACAAATGCTGTGCAGTACACAAACAAGGAAGACAGGTTTGCACAAACATGCTTGGCTGCGATAAAATCCGGCATTACCTTGGCGAATATTGTGCAAGATGAATGGGAGTCAGACGAGCGTTATTTGAAAAGTAAGCAGGAAATGGTGGAATTGTTCAGTGATGAGCCGGAAGTACTTGAGAATACTTGGGGAATTGCTTCTGCATGCGAGTTCCAACCAGGAGAAAAGGTTGCAGCATTACCGAAATATCCACTTCCTGCTGATGAAACAGCCGCAAAATATTTATTGCACCTATGTGAACAAGGGCTGCAGCAAAGGTATGGAAATCCATCGGAAATACATATGGAACGGCTTCGTTATGAACTGAACGTCATAAACAGGATGGAATATAGTGATTACTTTCTTATTGTTTGGGATTTCATGAAGTATGCACGAGATAATGGAATTCTTACAGGTCCGGGCAGGGGAAGTGCTGCTGGCTCTATGGTTGCATATGCATTGTTTATAACAGATGTCGATCCAATTAAATATGACCTTTTGTTTGAGCGCTTTTTAAATCCGGAACGGATTACGATGCCTGATATTGATATTGATTTTCCAGATGACAAGCGGGAACAGGTTATAGAATATGTCAAAAATAAATACGGGGAACTGCATGTAGCCCAAATCATTACATTTGGGACTTTAGCAGCTAAAGCGGCATTAAGAGATGTTGGCAGGGTTTTCGGTTTAACAATGAAAGAGCTGGAGCAGCTTTCAAAGGCAGTGCCCTCCAAGCTTGGCATCACATTGGAACAAAGCTTAAAAGAATCAAAGCAGCTGCAGGTGTTTGTTGCAGAATCGCCAAAAAATAAACAGATTTTCGAGACAGCGAGCAAAATTGAAGGCTTGCCACGACATGCATCAACACATGCAGCAGGTGTTGTTTTAAGTGAGGAGCCGTTAGTGCAAATAGTTCCGATACAACAAGGCAGCGAGGACGTTTATTTAACACAGTACAGTATGGAACACCTTGAAGAGCTCGGATTACTGAAGATGGATTTCCTCGGCCTGAGAAATCTCTCTTTGCTTCAAACCATACTCGATACCATTCAACGTCAGACGAGAAGACAGATTCCTATTAAAGAAGTGCCTTTGAATGATGCTGCTGTTTTTGAGCTATTGAGCAAAGGCGAAACAACCGGGATATTTCAGTTGGAATCAGATGGAATGAGAAGTGTTCTAAAAAGACTAAAACCGACTGAATTCGAGGATATTGTGGCTGTCAATGCCTTATACCGTCCAGGTCCGATGGAGAATATTCCACTGTATATTAACCGTAAACATGGCAAGGAGAAAATTGATTATTATCATCCAGACCTACAGCCGATTTTAGAGAAAACATATGGAGTAATCGTCTATCAGGAGCAAATCATGCAAATAGCCTCGAAAATGGCTGGGTTCACACTAGGTGAAGCAGATTTGTTAAGAAGAGCAGTAAGTAAAAAGCAGCGGGATGTTTTAGCAGCTGAAAAGGTTCATTTTGTGAAGGGTGCTTTGGCAAAAGGCTATGCAGAAAGTGCTGCGAATGAAATATATGAACTGATAGTCAGATTTGCTGATTACGGGTTTAATAGAAGCCATGCAGTTGCATACAGCATGATTGCCTATCAGCTTGCATATTTGAAGGCAAATTATCCGCTCTTTTTCATGTCGTCATTGCTTACGTCAGCAGTTGGCAATGAAGGGAAAATGATGCAATATATTCAAGAACTGAAACAAATGAATATAAAGGTGCTGCCTCCTTCCATTAATAGGAGCCATTTCGCTTTCACTGCAGAAGGAAGCAATATTTTATACAGCCTTGCTGCTATTAAAGGGATTGGAGCTTCCGTTCTAAAAGAAGTTTTTCGTGCGAGAAGGCAAAAAAAGTTTGAAGATCTATTTGATTTTTGTCTGCGAACCTCCCCGAAAATTGTCAACAGAAAAATCATAGAGGCATTTATTCATGCAGGCTGTTTTGATGAGTTTGGGGAGGATAGGGCTATATTGCTTGCGACCATTGATGTTGCCCTGCAGCATGCACAGCTTGTTCATCCGGATGGAATGGAGCAGGAAGACCTCTTTGGTGAGGAGGGCTTCTTCTTCAAACCGAAATATGTCCAGGTAGATCAGATGGATGCAGAAGATAAGCTTTCATTGGAGAAAAAAGTTCTCGGTCTTTATCTTTCTGACCACCCAGTCTCCATCTATGAAAAACACAAGAAATCCTTGCACTGCAAGGAGCTTGCGGAGATGAATCAAGGTGGGAAATATCGAACTATTACCTATATTACTGACTGGAAGGCTATTCGCACTAAAAAAGGGGAACCAATGGCTTTTCTTACTTTGAATGATGAAAGCGGAGAATTAGAGGCAGTGGCATTTCCAGCAGTTTATAAAAAAATACAGCACCTTCTTCAAAATGAAAAAATTTTATTTATGGAAGGAAGGGTTGACGAACGAAACGGAAATAAGCAGTTTGTTATTCAAGAGTCTGAAAAAGTTTCCGAAAAAGTCCAATCACTCAATTCGAATAATCATAAATTATTTATTAAGATTGTCCAGGAAAAAGATACAGACGAAATAAAAGGTAGACTATTGGACATCATTAACCAATATAAGGGGGCAGTGCCTGTCATCATTCATTATGTGCAAACAGGAAAGACGATTCAGCTTAACGACGAATATCTCATTAATCCGACAAAAGAATGCATCAGTAGCTTTGAGGAATTGCTTGGGACAAATAGTGCAATCTTGTCTGATTAA
- the pfkA gene encoding 6-phosphofructokinase, with amino-acid sequence MKRIGVLTSGGDAPGMNAAVRAVVRKAIYHNLEVYGVIGGYAGLISGNFKKLEVGSVGDIIHRGGTFLFSARCEEFKTKEGQQKGIEQLKKHGIDGLVVIGGDGSYMGAKALTEQGYPCVGVPGTIDNDIPGTELTIGFDTALNTVIDAIDKIRDTATSHERTFIVEVMGRNAGDIALWSGLAGGAETILIPEEGFHIDEVVDRLKKGSERGKKHSIIIVAEGVCSGVEIGRQIEEHTGFDTRVSVLGHMQRGGSPTAADRVLASRLGAYAVELLVEGKGGRAVGIEKNQLVDYDIIEALSRKHTIDKNLYRLSKELSI; translated from the coding sequence GTGAAAAGAATTGGGGTACTAACTAGTGGCGGTGATGCGCCAGGAATGAATGCGGCAGTAAGAGCGGTTGTGCGTAAAGCAATTTATCACAACTTGGAAGTATACGGAGTTATTGGCGGATATGCAGGTCTTATCAGTGGAAACTTCAAGAAATTAGAAGTTGGTTCTGTTGGTGACATCATCCACCGTGGTGGAACTTTCCTATTTTCTGCGCGTTGTGAAGAGTTTAAAACAAAAGAAGGTCAGCAAAAAGGGATCGAACAGCTTAAGAAGCATGGTATCGACGGTCTTGTAGTTATTGGCGGAGACGGTTCCTACATGGGGGCGAAGGCGCTTACAGAACAAGGCTATCCATGTGTCGGCGTGCCGGGAACTATTGACAATGATATTCCAGGAACAGAGTTGACAATCGGCTTTGACACTGCTTTGAACACAGTTATTGATGCGATTGATAAAATCCGCGACACAGCAACATCTCATGAACGCACATTCATTGTGGAAGTAATGGGAAGAAATGCTGGTGACATCGCGCTTTGGTCAGGTTTAGCTGGCGGTGCGGAAACAATCCTAATTCCAGAAGAAGGCTTCCATATTGATGAAGTAGTGGACCGTCTGAAAAAAGGAAGCGAGCGCGGCAAAAAACACAGTATTATCATTGTTGCTGAAGGTGTATGCTCAGGCGTCGAAATCGGCAGACAAATCGAAGAACACACTGGCTTTGACACTCGTGTATCTGTATTAGGACATATGCAGCGCGGAGGATCTCCAACTGCAGCAGACCGTGTGCTTGCAAGCAGACTTGGGGCTTACGCTGTTGAGCTTCTTGTTGAAGGAAAAGGCGGACGAGCAGTCGGTATCGAAAAGAACCAATTAGTAGATTATGATATAATTGAGGCTTTATCACGCAAACATACAATTGACAAGAACTTATATCGCCTATCAAAAGAACTATCCATCTGA